One genomic window of Hymenobacter sp. J193 includes the following:
- a CDS encoding FAD-dependent oxidoreductase has translation MRTDVTPEGFRLDRGFQVLLTRYPEVQRLMDYGALNLKPFRQGAIIRLPDGEQTTLLNPLRQPAAAFTALASAVGTLPDKLRIVSLARHVTQHTPQELLNRPDLNATDTLRFLHHYGWSEQMITSFFRPFFGGVFLDRDLRTAANFFEFVFQQFAEGEAVVPALGMQQIPEQLAARLPAGTVRLNSPVEAIDGTTVRLWTDQTLEAAAVVVAVDGEAARKLLPRQPAAETGWNQTTCTYFAAPAALPSRHDRLLRLNAAPDALAHNVAFPAEVSADYAPTGQRLVSVSTHGPHGLSEADLTARLRPELTEWFGPDATRWQHLRTYTLPQALPAYPAGQPAHQPLRLTDHLYRCGDYTAYPSLNAAMQTGREVAEQLLAN, from the coding sequence GTGCGCACTGACGTAACACCCGAGGGATTCCGCCTCGACCGTGGCTTCCAGGTGCTGCTCACGCGCTACCCCGAGGTGCAGCGCCTGATGGATTATGGCGCCCTGAACCTGAAGCCCTTCCGGCAGGGCGCCATTATTCGCCTGCCCGATGGCGAACAGACTACCCTGCTAAACCCTTTGCGCCAGCCTGCGGCGGCTTTTACGGCCCTGGCCTCGGCAGTGGGTACGCTGCCCGATAAGCTGCGCATTGTAAGCCTGGCCCGGCACGTGACCCAGCATACCCCGCAGGAGCTGCTGAACCGGCCCGACCTCAACGCCACCGATACGCTGCGCTTCCTGCACCACTATGGCTGGAGCGAGCAGATGATTACCTCGTTTTTCCGGCCATTTTTCGGGGGCGTATTCCTGGACCGCGACCTGCGCACGGCAGCCAATTTCTTTGAGTTCGTGTTTCAGCAGTTTGCCGAGGGCGAGGCCGTGGTACCTGCTCTGGGAATGCAGCAGATTCCCGAGCAGCTGGCGGCCCGTCTGCCGGCCGGCACCGTGCGCCTGAACTCGCCCGTGGAAGCCATTGATGGCACCACCGTGCGCCTCTGGACCGACCAGACGCTGGAGGCTGCCGCTGTGGTAGTGGCCGTGGATGGGGAAGCCGCCCGCAAGCTGCTGCCCCGGCAGCCCGCCGCCGAAACCGGCTGGAACCAGACCACCTGCACCTATTTTGCCGCGCCCGCCGCGTTGCCCTCCCGCCACGACCGGCTGCTGCGCCTGAACGCCGCCCCCGACGCCCTGGCCCACAACGTAGCCTTTCCGGCCGAAGTAAGTGCCGACTATGCACCCACGGGCCAGCGGCTGGTATCGGTGAGCACGCATGGGCCGCACGGCCTGAGCGAGGCCGACCTCACGGCCCGGCTTCGCCCGGAGCTAACAGAGTGGTTTGGGCCCGACGCCACCCGCTGGCAGCATCTGCGCACCTACACGCTGCCGCAGGCCCTGCCCGCGTACCCGGCCGGCCAGCCCGCTCACCAGCCCCTGCGCCTTACCGACCACCTCTACCGCTGTGGCGACTACACCGCTTACCCCTCGCTGAACGCGGCCATGCAAACCGGCCGCGAGGTGGCGGAGCAGCTGTTAGCGAATTAA
- a CDS encoding HNH endonuclease, with product MTDLPHYLLRFRKLRTSRSGGEEAPYKPALLLAMLEGIEDGAVQDNQVVITPELLAAFQSNCRDLSVSGRFQANNFALPFYHLTGETFWHLRTHAGLPLQLTASGSPRSLGHLRQVVAYAALDLPLWLLLQDAANRQLFREALLDHYFPQTRFRYRPSAGSRVLQDLGRQMLEEPAAVYQTHLNLADEVEAAVRSAVFKREVLRVYDYTCAISGLQLISTGTSALAPLLDACHIVPWALSHDDTIGNGLALTPTLHRAFDRHLLRIDHDYRVRVASSFRELGGAGHGLLQFEGAKLRLPERPEWWPRWEEFVAR from the coding sequence ATGACTGATCTGCCTCACTACCTTCTTCGTTTCCGCAAGCTCCGCACCAGCCGCTCGGGCGGGGAGGAAGCACCCTATAAACCAGCCCTGCTGCTGGCCATGCTCGAAGGTATTGAAGACGGTGCGGTGCAGGATAATCAGGTTGTTATCACGCCGGAGCTGCTGGCCGCGTTTCAGAGCAACTGCCGCGACCTGAGCGTTTCCGGACGGTTTCAGGCCAACAACTTCGCCCTGCCGTTCTACCACCTCACGGGCGAGACGTTCTGGCACCTGCGCACCCACGCGGGCCTGCCTCTACAGCTCACCGCTTCCGGCTCGCCGCGCAGTCTGGGCCATTTGCGCCAGGTGGTAGCCTACGCGGCCCTCGACTTACCCCTATGGTTGCTGCTCCAGGATGCAGCTAACCGCCAGTTGTTTCGCGAAGCCCTGCTGGACCACTACTTTCCGCAAACCCGCTTCCGCTACCGTCCCAGCGCCGGTTCCAGGGTCCTGCAAGACCTGGGCCGCCAGATGCTGGAAGAGCCGGCCGCCGTGTACCAAACGCACCTGAACCTTGCCGACGAAGTAGAAGCGGCCGTACGCAGTGCCGTGTTCAAGCGGGAAGTGCTGCGCGTGTACGACTATACCTGCGCCATTTCGGGCCTGCAGCTGATTAGCACCGGTACCAGCGCCTTAGCGCCTTTGCTCGATGCCTGCCACATCGTGCCCTGGGCCTTGAGCCACGACGATACCATCGGCAACGGCCTGGCTCTCACGCCCACCCTGCACCGCGCCTTCGACCGCCACCTCCTCCGTATCGACCACGATTACCGCGTGCGGGTCGCCTCGTCCTTCCGGGAGCTGGGCGGCGCCGGGCACGGCTTGCTGCAGTTTGAGGGCGCGAAGCTGCGGCTGCCGGAGCGGCCGGAGTGGTGGCCCCGGTGGGAGGAATTTGTGGCTCGATAA
- a CDS encoding FAD-dependent oxidoreductase, whose product MTAASEKPIIIIGAGMAGLTCANYLHRAGRPVLVLEAADAVGGPRAH is encoded by the coding sequence ATGACTGCTGCTTCCGAAAAACCCATCATCATTATTGGCGCCGGCATGGCAGGCCTTACTTGTGCCAACTACCTGCACCGCGCCGGCCGCCCCGTGCTGGTGCTGGAGGCCGCCGATGCCGTGGGGGGGCCGCGTGCGCACTGA
- a CDS encoding SPFH domain-containing protein, translating to MAFSFFRNQLASVIQWANPEPGVLIHKFPSEHDELKNASKLIIGPGQGALLVYEGRVADVLTTEGIYNLDTENMPFLTTLTKLRTAFESEHKVKVYFFRRAENVSQGWGTAMPLKYLDPVYQIPVELGANGTFSFRLDDGALFFAGIAGQQNHYTVQQAKTLLQSRIPPVLATTLAGAQFSYQQIDAQLGPLSAALHDLLAPEFARLGCALTDFRINGTVFDKATQQRIGRISDVTADTQAAAAGGLGYAELEKLKALRDAARNESGLAGAGLQLGAGAELGRVFATEKQEATSAPAGADPVQQLQKLKLLLTEGIITQDEFDAKKKVWLDQL from the coding sequence ATGGCTTTTAGCTTTTTTCGCAACCAGCTGGCGTCCGTCATCCAGTGGGCCAACCCGGAGCCGGGCGTACTGATTCATAAATTTCCCTCGGAGCACGATGAGCTCAAGAACGCCAGCAAGCTTATCATCGGGCCCGGCCAGGGCGCCCTGCTGGTGTACGAGGGCCGCGTGGCCGACGTGCTCACCACTGAGGGTATCTACAACCTGGATACCGAGAATATGCCTTTCCTGACCACCCTCACCAAGCTGCGCACAGCCTTTGAGAGCGAGCATAAGGTGAAGGTGTACTTTTTCCGTCGCGCCGAAAACGTGAGCCAGGGCTGGGGTACGGCTATGCCGCTTAAGTACCTTGACCCGGTGTACCAGATTCCGGTGGAGCTGGGGGCCAACGGTACTTTCTCTTTCCGCCTCGACGACGGCGCGCTGTTCTTCGCCGGAATAGCCGGGCAGCAAAACCACTATACCGTGCAGCAGGCCAAGACGCTGCTGCAAAGCCGGATTCCGCCGGTGCTGGCTACCACGCTGGCCGGCGCGCAGTTTTCCTACCAGCAGATTGACGCTCAACTTGGGCCGCTGTCGGCTGCTTTGCACGACCTGCTGGCTCCCGAGTTTGCCCGCCTCGGCTGCGCGCTGACGGACTTCCGCATCAACGGCACCGTGTTCGACAAAGCCACCCAGCAGCGCATCGGCCGCATTTCCGACGTGACGGCTGACACCCAGGCTGCTGCAGCCGGAGGCCTGGGCTATGCTGAGCTGGAAAAGCTGAAAGCCCTGCGCGATGCCGCCCGCAACGAAAGCGGCCTGGCGGGGGCAGGCCTGCAGCTGGGGGCCGGGGCCGAGCTGGGCCGGGTGTTTGCCACCGAAAAGCAGGAAGCCACCAGCGCCCCGGCCGGCGCCGATCCGGTGCAGCAGCTCCAGAAACTTAAGCTGCTGCTCACCGAGGGCATCATCACCCAGGACGAATTTGACGCCAAAAAGAAAGTCTGGCTCGACCAGCTATAA
- the thrC gene encoding threonine synthase has translation MRYYSLNRQSETVDFRAATIAGQAPDGGLYFPETIPRFPAGFVEQLPNLEPAEVAYMVLAPYVGEAIPEAELRRICAETVNFPFPLVPVAERISALELFHGPTLAFKDVGARFMSRCLGYFSRNETQPVTVLVATSGDTGGAVASGFLGVPGVEVVILYPSGRVSPVQEQQLTALGQNVTALEVRGNFDDCQRLVKHAFRDQELMSQRRFTSANSINVARWLPQQVYYCYAVAQALAQTNEPPVVAVPSGNFGNLCAGLLAYVSGLPVGHFVAACNANAVVPAYLTSGQYAARPAVATLSNAMDVGDPSNFGRILEMFRHEYPAIRELLSGYSVTDQETTATIRRVHQQTGYVLDPHGAVAYFALEHYLRRHPETHGLLLETAHPVKFPEAVEAATGQTVPVPAELQSLMQQPKQSILLEPEYEALRAFLER, from the coding sequence ATGCGCTACTACAGCCTCAACCGCCAGTCGGAAACCGTGGATTTCCGGGCGGCCACCATTGCCGGGCAGGCACCCGACGGCGGCCTGTACTTCCCCGAAACCATTCCGCGCTTCCCGGCCGGCTTCGTAGAGCAGCTTCCTAACCTGGAACCGGCCGAAGTAGCCTACATGGTGCTGGCTCCCTACGTAGGCGAGGCCATTCCGGAGGCGGAGCTGCGCCGCATCTGCGCCGAGACGGTGAACTTCCCGTTTCCGCTGGTGCCGGTGGCGGAGCGTATCAGCGCGCTGGAGCTATTCCATGGCCCTACGCTGGCATTCAAGGACGTGGGTGCCCGGTTTATGAGCCGCTGTCTGGGCTATTTTTCCCGCAATGAAACCCAGCCCGTAACGGTGCTGGTGGCTACTTCCGGCGACACGGGCGGGGCCGTAGCCAGCGGGTTTCTGGGGGTGCCGGGGGTGGAAGTCGTTATCCTTTACCCCTCGGGCCGCGTGAGCCCGGTGCAGGAGCAGCAGCTCACGGCCCTGGGCCAGAACGTAACGGCCCTGGAGGTGCGCGGCAACTTCGACGACTGCCAGCGCCTGGTGAAGCACGCCTTCCGCGACCAGGAGCTGATGAGCCAGCGCCGCTTCACCTCGGCCAATTCCATCAACGTGGCCCGCTGGCTGCCCCAGCAGGTGTACTACTGCTACGCGGTGGCCCAGGCGCTGGCCCAGACCAACGAGCCGCCCGTGGTGGCCGTACCGAGCGGCAACTTCGGCAACCTGTGTGCCGGCCTGCTGGCTTACGTGTCGGGGCTGCCGGTGGGGCACTTTGTGGCGGCCTGCAACGCCAACGCTGTAGTGCCGGCCTACCTCACCTCGGGCCAGTATGCGGCGCGGCCGGCCGTGGCTACGCTTTCCAACGCTATGGACGTGGGTGACCCCAGCAACTTCGGCCGTATTCTGGAAATGTTCCGCCACGAGTACCCAGCTATCCGGGAGTTGCTGAGCGGGTATTCGGTGACGGATCAGGAAACGACGGCCACCATCCGGCGGGTGCACCAGCAAACGGGCTACGTGCTCGACCCGCACGGGGCCGTGGCGTACTTTGCCCTGGAGCACTACCTGCGCCGCCACCCCGAAACCCACGGCCTGCTGCTGGAAACCGCCCACCCCGTCAAGTTTCCGGAAGCCGTGGAAGCAGCCACGGGCCAGACCGTGCCGGTGCCTGCCGAGTTGCAAAGCCTGATGCAGCAGCCCAAGCAAAGCATTCTGCTGGAACCTGAGTACGAGGCGCTGCGGGCATTTCTGGAAAGGTAG
- a CDS encoding phosphoribosylanthranilate isomerase, whose protein sequence is MALPTYHPRIKICCISTPQELALAVAAGADALGLVARMPSGPGILPDDQVRRLAELTPPAVGSFLLTSETDTSAIIAHQCRTGTSTLQIVDRLSTGSYQDLRTALPGIQLVQVIHVVDERAEEEAHRVAPHVNAILLDSGNPGLAVKELGGTGRTHNWAISRRIRDGLNMPVFLAGGLNPDNVQEALATVRPFGVDVCSGIRTNGHLDPVKLRRFVQAVRSFEG, encoded by the coding sequence ATGGCCCTGCCTACCTACCACCCGCGCATCAAAATCTGCTGTATCAGCACCCCGCAGGAGCTGGCGCTGGCCGTAGCCGCCGGGGCCGACGCGCTGGGGCTGGTGGCCCGCATGCCTTCCGGCCCCGGCATCCTGCCCGACGACCAGGTGCGCCGCCTGGCCGAGCTGACGCCGCCCGCGGTGGGTTCCTTTTTGCTTACCAGCGAAACCGATACCTCGGCCATCATTGCGCACCAGTGCCGCACGGGCACATCTACCTTGCAGATTGTAGACCGCCTCAGCACCGGCTCTTACCAGGATTTGCGCACTGCCCTGCCGGGCATTCAGCTGGTGCAGGTGATTCACGTGGTGGACGAGCGGGCCGAGGAGGAAGCGCACCGCGTAGCCCCGCACGTGAATGCCATTCTGCTGGACAGTGGCAACCCCGGCCTGGCCGTGAAAGAGCTGGGGGGCACCGGCCGCACCCACAACTGGGCTATTAGTCGCCGCATCCGCGACGGGCTAAATATGCCGGTGTTCCTGGCCGGTGGTCTCAACCCCGACAACGTGCAGGAGGCCCTGGCCACCGTGCGCCCCTTCGGCGTGGACGTGTGCAGTGGCATCCGCACCAACGGCCACCTCGACCCTGTCAAGCTTCGCCGCTTCGTACAAGCGGTGCGGTCGTTTGAAGGCTAG
- a CDS encoding transposase codes for MAKAIKAIECPKCGSTQKVAVRPDVFRCENCSTEYFLDNDDINVNYTVRQHAPPPVAPKSPSWVLVGIIAVVALLLVMGVRQLFRADVPQPVTVNYSVVAGADDEEDTKKYTFSSREARLYVAPTRQPVLFQVGTRSYQRVTPDSSYANFVDATTGAVLKSVALPVPPGTSSPDFDLKHFSNGDLYIVANKTAVFRVDKATYAIRDVTKALFQGQQELASGIATVEGGDDDYGDYFTLFTNDGRNLMYFPLIRTVYSKDDFYDARHGFNTLRPKSPIKTGFIFSRKSTTYPEDKIQLIKYQYRDNGGGARDLPHFEWSDDYGGSGIFTDADPHVKRLITPYELKEARILSYADFTPGRLYFEPRHLASDEEYVLIAFKPTASPSALVSVQCLNARTGAIIFTQPLAAGASPEEAVRYPAGFALHDGDQTYTISLSGQLSKPSELP; via the coding sequence ATGGCCAAAGCAATAAAAGCAATTGAGTGCCCCAAGTGCGGCAGCACGCAAAAAGTAGCCGTGCGCCCCGACGTGTTTCGGTGCGAGAACTGCAGCACGGAATACTTTCTCGACAACGACGATATCAACGTGAACTACACCGTGCGCCAGCACGCGCCGCCACCGGTCGCGCCCAAGTCACCCTCGTGGGTGCTGGTAGGCATTATTGCCGTGGTAGCCCTGCTGCTGGTAATGGGGGTACGACAGCTGTTTCGGGCCGATGTGCCCCAGCCGGTAACGGTCAACTATTCGGTGGTAGCTGGCGCCGACGACGAGGAGGATACCAAAAAGTACACCTTCAGCAGCCGCGAGGCGCGCCTGTATGTAGCGCCTACCCGACAACCGGTGCTGTTCCAGGTAGGTACCCGCAGCTACCAGCGCGTAACGCCCGACAGCAGCTACGCCAACTTTGTGGACGCCACTACCGGTGCGGTGCTGAAGAGCGTAGCCTTACCGGTTCCGCCCGGCACGTCTTCGCCCGACTTCGACCTCAAGCACTTTTCCAACGGCGACCTGTACATCGTGGCCAACAAAACGGCCGTGTTCCGGGTGGATAAGGCCACCTACGCTATCCGGGACGTAACCAAGGCGCTGTTTCAGGGGCAGCAGGAGCTGGCCAGCGGTATTGCCACCGTGGAAGGGGGCGACGATGACTACGGCGACTACTTCACCCTGTTCACCAACGACGGCCGCAACCTGATGTACTTTCCGCTGATCCGGACCGTCTATAGCAAGGATGACTTCTACGACGCCCGCCACGGCTTCAATACCCTCCGGCCGAAGAGCCCCATCAAGACAGGCTTCATCTTCAGCCGCAAAAGCACTACCTACCCCGAAGACAAAATCCAGCTTATCAAGTACCAGTACCGCGACAATGGTGGCGGGGCCAGGGACCTGCCCCACTTCGAGTGGAGCGACGACTACGGCGGCTCGGGCATCTTCACCGATGCCGACCCCCACGTGAAGCGGCTTATCACGCCCTACGAGCTGAAGGAGGCCCGTATCCTGTCTTACGCCGACTTCACCCCGGGCCGCCTGTACTTCGAGCCGCGGCACCTGGCTTCGGATGAGGAGTACGTGCTGATTGCGTTTAAGCCCACGGCCTCGCCCAGTGCCCTGGTATCGGTCCAGTGTCTGAATGCCCGCACGGGTGCCATCATTTTCACCCAGCCCCTGGCCGCGGGCGCCAGTCCCGAAGAAGCCGTCCGCTACCCCGCCGGCTTTGCCCTGCACGACGGCGACCAAACCTATACCATCAGCCTGAGCGGGCAGCTGAGCAAACCCTCTGAACTCCCGTAA
- a CDS encoding DUF3365 domain-containing protein, whose translation MRFIFCAALAISLLTGCRPDQIEHLRNTKELAIEAENWQVKRILPKDLLRATRWAGDSLTSHADRELRRVLAEKLQAGGVAAALPYCRPETYASIDSLARVLEAAPRRVSSRPRNPGNRATLSAAELTPDTLRTVRRPSAEVFFYQRPIVLSDAQCLRCHGTPGTDIAAADYALLQKQYPQDQATGYKLGQVMGAWQVQFRRAGVAEFYTMKTRKIMKRRKLF comes from the coding sequence ATGCGTTTTATTTTCTGTGCGGCCCTGGCTATCAGCCTGCTTACGGGCTGCCGGCCCGACCAGATTGAGCACCTGCGCAACACCAAGGAGCTGGCCATTGAGGCCGAAAACTGGCAGGTGAAGCGCATTCTGCCCAAAGACCTGCTGCGCGCCACCCGCTGGGCTGGTGACTCGCTCACAAGCCATGCCGACCGGGAGCTGCGTCGCGTGCTGGCCGAAAAGCTGCAGGCGGGCGGCGTTGCGGCGGCCCTGCCCTACTGCCGCCCCGAAACCTACGCCTCCATCGATTCGCTGGCGCGGGTGCTGGAGGCCGCGCCGCGCCGCGTGAGCAGCCGCCCCCGCAACCCCGGCAACCGGGCTACCCTGTCCGCCGCTGAGCTCACTCCTGATACCCTGCGCACCGTGCGCCGCCCCTCGGCGGAAGTGTTTTTCTACCAGCGCCCCATTGTGCTCAGCGACGCCCAGTGCCTGCGCTGCCACGGCACCCCGGGCACTGATATAGCCGCCGCCGACTACGCCCTGCTCCAAAAGCAGTACCCCCAGGACCAGGCCACCGGCTACAAGCTGGGCCAGGTAATGGGCGCCTGGCAAGTGCAGTTTCGGCGGGCGGGTGTGGCTGAGTTCTACACCATGAAAACCCGCAAAATCATGAAGCGGCGCAAGCTGTTTTAG
- a CDS encoding Na+/H+ antiporter encodes MHDTALHETILLVLGLLFAMLLLVMLSQKLRISYPIFLVLAGLALSFVPGLPSITINPDLIFLIFLPPLLYQAAWDTSWRDFWRWKRPIALLAFGLVFFTSTIVAYVTRAMIPGFTLALGFLLGGIISPPDAVAATSVLKGIKVPRRVTSILEGESLINDASSLIVFRFALAAVVSGTFVWQQAATSFLLASGLGLAIGLAVGYGFYLIHRYLPTTPSINTLLTFLAPYVMYLLAEAFHFSGVLAVVSGGLMLSYHSHRVFDADTRLQANSVWTSVGFALNGLVFILIGLELPVAVHGLGSYSLGQAISYGLIISAIVILIRLLWMFPAAFVPRWLFRSIRTQEPSPGWQGPVIIGWAGMRGVVSLASALAVPLLLSNGQAFPQRNLILFITFVVILITLVFQGLTLPAIIRLTGVAEIEDRMPTDEQEAGIRLRLRHVALAHLARHYTSDIQANEMIAALQQRMQAEAQRTGNLLEALDYDDNKRQALQRYHQVLLDVLQVQREELFVLRAEDVFEEEMLRHQEAQLDLDEAKISHMPH; translated from the coding sequence ATGCACGATACCGCGCTGCACGAAACGATACTGCTGGTGCTGGGTTTGCTGTTTGCCATGCTGCTGCTCGTGATGCTGAGCCAGAAGCTGCGCATCTCCTACCCCATCTTTCTGGTGCTGGCCGGGCTGGCACTCAGCTTTGTACCGGGGCTGCCCTCCATCACCATCAACCCCGACCTGATCTTCCTCATCTTTCTGCCGCCTTTGCTCTACCAGGCCGCCTGGGACACCTCCTGGCGGGACTTCTGGCGGTGGAAGCGGCCAATTGCCCTGCTGGCCTTCGGGCTGGTGTTTTTCACTTCCACCATCGTGGCCTACGTGACCCGGGCCATGATTCCGGGCTTCACGCTGGCGCTGGGGTTTCTGCTGGGCGGCATCATCTCCCCGCCCGATGCGGTGGCGGCCACCTCCGTGCTCAAGGGCATTAAGGTGCCGCGCCGGGTGACCAGCATTCTGGAGGGCGAAAGCCTCATCAACGATGCCAGCTCTCTGATTGTGTTCCGGTTTGCGCTGGCGGCCGTGGTGTCGGGCACGTTTGTGTGGCAGCAGGCAGCCACCTCGTTTCTGCTGGCCAGCGGCCTGGGCCTGGCCATCGGGCTGGCCGTGGGCTACGGCTTTTACCTCATTCACCGTTACCTGCCCACCACGCCCAGCATCAACACGCTGCTCACCTTTCTGGCGCCCTACGTGATGTATCTGCTGGCCGAGGCGTTCCACTTTTCGGGGGTGCTGGCCGTGGTGAGCGGGGGGCTGATGCTCTCCTACCACTCCCACCGCGTGTTCGATGCTGATACCCGCCTGCAGGCCAACAGCGTGTGGACGAGCGTAGGGTTTGCCCTCAACGGGCTGGTATTCATTCTCATTGGCTTGGAGCTGCCGGTGGCCGTGCATGGGCTGGGTTCCTACTCGCTCGGGCAGGCCATCAGCTATGGCCTCATCATCAGCGCCATCGTTATCCTGATTCGACTGCTGTGGATGTTTCCAGCGGCTTTTGTGCCGCGCTGGCTTTTTCGCAGCATCCGCACCCAAGAGCCCAGCCCCGGCTGGCAAGGCCCCGTCATTATTGGGTGGGCCGGCATGCGGGGCGTGGTGTCGCTGGCCTCGGCGCTGGCCGTGCCCCTGCTCCTGAGCAACGGGCAGGCATTTCCGCAGCGCAACCTGATTCTGTTCATCACCTTCGTGGTGATTCTGATTACGCTGGTGTTTCAGGGCCTCACGCTGCCAGCCATCATCCGCCTTACGGGCGTGGCCGAAATCGAGGACCGGATGCCCACCGACGAGCAGGAAGCCGGCATCCGGCTGCGGCTACGCCACGTGGCCCTGGCCCACCTGGCCCGGCACTACACCTCCGATATTCAGGCCAACGAAATGATAGCCGCCCTGCAGCAGCGCATGCAGGCCGAAGCCCAGCGCACCGGCAACCTGCTCGAAGCCCTCGACTACGACGACAACAAGCGCCAGGCCCTGCAGCGCTACCACCAGGTGCTGCTGGATGTGCTGCAGGTGCAGCGCGAGGAGCTGTTTGTGCTGCGGGCTGAGGATGTGTTTGAAGAGGAAATGCTCCGCCACCAGGAGGCCCAGCTGGACCTGGACGAAGCCAAGATCAGCCACATGCCGCATTAG